The genomic segment GGGCGTTTATTCGATAGAGAATCACATCTACGATGATTGGCATCTGGTTTCCCAGGAAGCTCTGAAGATCAGAGCAGGAAGGGAATGGGCTATGTCCTTTGTGTGAAGAATGAAAGGTCAGTACGTGAGGACTCAAATGTGAATGAATACTAGAGTAATACTGCCTCAAACAGTGATAAGAGTGCTTCTGTCTTGTCTGTCATGTCAGACTAGAACTTCCCCTCCAACCCAGAGTGTCCTACAGGTGGGCTCAGAAGAGGAGAACTTGAGCCATTTGCCAAATAAGAGTTTTTACTGTTCCTCAATggatttttaaagatgtaaaCGCATTGGGATTACTAATAAAATAAGATGACATGTAGACTAAATGTCCTCGCACTGGTCTGCCTGCCTCACTGCTCCGTGTTGCTTTCCACGTGGAGCTGTTTCTCGGTGCGCTGCCTGCCACAATCAAAACTAAGGCTGCAGCTACCAGCGTGGACTCCTTAAGTCATCCTTTATGCTTTTAATCTTAAAAAGCCtaaggttagggcttccctggtggtgcagtggttgagagtccgcctgccagtgcaggggacgcgggttcgtgccccggtccgggaagatcccacgtgccgcggagcggctgggcccgtgagccatggccgctgagcctgcgaatccagagcctgggctccacaacgggagaggccacaacagtgagaggcccgcgtaccacaaaaaaaaaaaaaaaaaaaagcctaaggtTAGCTTAGTTTTACCAGAGATCGAAGTTATTAGATGCTCTGTCTTCTCATAGTGAAAGGCCCTATTTTTGGggggggatttttaaaaaataaataattgggcATTATGTGttaatattaataaagaaaatatatccaCAGTGAAACTGATATTTTTAAGGTAACTCTTTAAGGTGAcacaatatttataatatttctttattattttttataaatttatttttatttttggctgcattgggtctttgttgctgcgcgtggtccttctctggttgcggcaagtggggctactcttcgttgcagtgcacgggcttctcattgcagtggcttctcttgttgcagagcacgggctctaggcacacggcttcattagttgtggctcgtgggctctagagcgcaggctcagtagttgtggcgcacgggcttcattgcttctcggcatgtgggatcttcttgaccagggatcgaacctgtgtcccctgcattggcaggcagattcttaaccactgctccaccagggaaatGCCCATAatatgtcttttttgttgttgtggtggtggtggtggtggtggtggtggtagtacgcgggcctctcactgccgtggcctcttccattgcggagcacaggctccagacatacaggctcagcggccatggctcacgggcccagccgctccgcggcatgtgggatcctcccggactggggcacgaacccgcgtcccctgcatcgccaggcggactctcaaccactgcgccaccagggaagccccataatatttctttttaagaataacTGGCTGCTTTTAAGGTTTAGACCAGCTgcagatattaaaattatttgcttgctttattttattgtaattgaGAGCACATTCTTTTGTCTTAGGTTTATTTTCCAATATTAAGAACttatttgcagtaacatggatggacttggagggtattatgctaagtgaattaagtcagacagagaaagacaaatactgtgtgatatttcttatacgtggaatctaaaaaaatataataagctagtgaatataacaaaacagaagcaggctcacagatagagaacaaactagtggttaccagtgaggagagggaagagggggagggacacTATAAGGGTGGGGgataaagaggtacaaattattaggtataaaataagccgcaaggatatattgtacaacacagggaatatagcaaaaaaaatttggtttttggccacaccacgcggcttgcaggatcttagttccctgaccagggtttgaacctgggccatggcagtgagagtgctgagtcctaaccactggaccgccagggaattccctatagcaaatattttataataactataagtggagcataacctttaaaatatGTGAACCACTATAtcatacacctgtaacttatataattctgtatatcaactatacttcagttttaaaaaaagaaaaatatttattaagaaaagaatagCTAGTTAAAAATCAACTAATAAAGGTATGCTCAGCCAGTttactcattttgtttattttaaagatatcaaAGAGCATTACAGACTGGAATTTAATTTAGCCAGTGAATTGAAAGAGAATACTGCTGGTACCTTGTAATATTCCATTAATTTACATATGGAGTACGGTAAGGTGTTTGTGTACATGTAGAGGggaaaagaggaagcaggagagagaatatatatgttttattgtgaaaaatgatACGTGCTGTTGTTTGAAAGAGTAAAGGGCACAGTCTCCTACTTCGGCAGCTATCGATGCTTGTGGAGTCTGCCCTTTCAGTTTGTCCCTGACACTCCAGACCCTGAGAATAGATCCCACATTCTGTGATGTGGAGCCGAATGCGCCTCTCTTCCCTGCAGGGGTGCATTATGTCTTCGATACAACAATCGCTGCAGATTTCAGCATCCTGGAGAGTCAAAAAGAATTTGTGCGTCGATTCCGCCAGCACAATGAGGAAGAGCCCACGTTACCCATGCTGACCTCTGCCTGTCCTGGTGAGCACAGGGCCTGCGGCTGGGCCTCTGGGTGCCTGAAGCACCTTTTCACATCAGTCTACATTTGGGGGCAGGCCTAGGCAGTGGATGAGGTCAGGGGTCAGTGGGTCTTGGGGAGTAGTTTCAGCCTTGAGTAGTTTTACGTCGACCAACATATTTATTAAAAGTATGACATATTTCAAATGTCCAAACAATTATAGATAATATGAACACCCATGGATCTTTTGCCAACTTAAATAGAagttacataataaaaaatatttctttacattaaTACTAGATTCCATCCTGGAGCAATTTTTAAACCAGTCTTTAATTAGTTTTATTATATAGAGCTTGGTGCCTGAGGTAGAGAAATTTTATCACAGGTTTTTTAATTCTGGAAAAATAGAAAGTTTTggaataagaaaatgtttaaagatgatgcgtaagggaagggaggaagtgcTGTACTGGTAAGTGACATTTagtgaaaaaattatttctaaataaatcagGTCTGTGAGAGCCCAGTTATGGTCTACATAATCTTAGGTTTTTGTTCAcgtttctattttcagtttacctctcctcccccaccatgGTTCCAAATTTTTCTAGCATTTTACATGTCGCCCATCAATCATTAGGATTATGATTTAATAAAGTTGAACGTTGACATTATGGTTGCTTAGAATTTGGAAATACTTTCCACCCAGTCGTAAAACCATGGAAAGCAAATTTGCCATCTGTCCAAGAGGCCCATGGGTTGATTCATTAACTGAGCGATGTTGTTCAGCGGCCCATGGGCCGGTGAGAGGTCATCAGCATCAGGTGGGGCTTATTTCCCGTGTGTAGGTTGTCCTCCTGGAAAGATGACCCCCCACGTGGATGCTCCCAGCTCTCCAGGCGTGTCAGGCAGTTTCTGTATCCAGAGTCTATGTATAAACTGACTCTAAATGCACACTTTGCTGGACCGTGGTGTCCACTTCTGCATTTACGTCCTTGTAGGTGTTTTTGCAGCTGCTTAGGAGTAGATATGCACAGCTGAGGTCTCGGGGAACCACCTGGCTCTCCAAGGGCACTGCAGAGATGCCCCTGCCCCTGGGATCCCAGCACCGGCTCCTTGTGGGGCCCTCACTCAATGCCACACAGCCATTCACTGTGGCTCATTCCCACCCATCCAAGGAAGAGGCAGTATAAAATGACCCGAGCTCGGCCTGTGCCCCCAGGGCGGTGGTTCCAGACTTCCCATTCCACGTTCCTGTTGGCAGGATCACAGGAATTCCTGTGCTGTCCTGACACCAAACCTTCAGATAGCGATGGATTCCTTATGTGGGAGGCCCTGTTGGAATGGAGCCTGGGACAGAAGCCTCCACTCCTGGCAGGAACTAGCCCTGCTGACCTGGGTAGTAAGCAGGTGGTTGATTCCTGCAGAAAGCAATGGGCCCTCTGTCCTTGGAGTGAGCGCAGCACTGGTGGAGACCTGGGCTGTCTGCTGTTGCTGCAAACCAGccactccccctcctccagcttGGTGTTTGCTGCATTTGGTGGTCTCCCTGAGCTGCTCAGGGCTGTTTACTCGTGGGTTTGGAGCTTCTCCGAGTTTTCTTCCTAGATAATGATGCATTTTCCTTCGGGAGCTCTTCGTAGCTAAGCCAGTTAAAACTGTATCTGTTGTTCATGTTTATGCCACCTCTCAAATTTGGGGAGATGAGGTGAGATCTGGTTCGGACCTAACCCTTTTCTAGAATTTGGTGCTGATGTTTTGCTTCCCTGTGacaacttagggaaattaaaacaacaccAAGTCGGACGATTTGACCTGGTGCGCAGAATCAGGCTATAGGTGGTCCTGGACTGACTTGCCAGGCTTCTGCACACAGGTTCCCTATGTCCCAGTCATGCTTCCTCAGACTGGAGGGCAGCACGTCCAGGCCGGGATAGGGACATCTGGGCAGGCCCTTGCTGCCCACAAGCCAATGGAGCACCACCTTGCCGACGCACCTTTGCCcagcgggggtgggtgggagagggggtaTTGAGCTGCTCAGCTCTGGACATGCTCACGGGCCTTGGGCTGTGTGATATCCTGCCAAGAGCACTCATTGAGCTGAAGTGTGGGAAATAATCTCTCCAACCCAGCAGAGTGTCTGGAGAGCGGGAACCTTGTGCCAGGCACTTCTCTGAGCAGGTTCCCTTTCTACCTTTAGAGAGGGTCACTGTGAAGAGGTGGGTAGTCTGACTGGGTGGGATTTGGGTGCCCTACCCACACCCATGCTGCCACCAAGTTGGGGGGCCAGCGGGGCTTACCAAGCCCCACGCCGGTGCTGGTGGCAAGTTCTGATCAGGGGTGCCCGTGAGAAAGTGCTAGCCTGTCTGGtgtctgtgccaggtgctgtggacCCTGTGACCCGGTTCCTCCTCCTCATGCCTGTTTGGTCCTCTTCCCCGCCCTGGCCAGGAGGTTCTCCGGGGCCCTGGCTCCTACCGCCTGGTGTTCTGCCTGATCTTGTGTGAGGCCTTCACAGCACATAGCACATTCACCCGCAGCATGGAGCTGGGGTCTGCCTGAGAGCCGAGTCTGCATGTGTGGGCACTGGCGCTGAGACCAGGGTGCACAGGGGCCTTACAAAGCCAGACCTGTGGTGGGAGTGGCCTTGAGCCCGCAAATGCTCAACGACCtttgatagtttttcttttttctttttacttatttatttattggccacgccatgcagcttgtgggatcctagttccccaactagggattgaacctggggccccggcagtgaaagcgctaagtactaaccactggaccaccagggaattccctagtttctcttttttaatgtgaACCATTCTGTGTACATGTGCAGAGGCTGGGAACGAGGGGAGCCATCCTCCAGCAGCATTTCTCTTAGGGGCTTATGCTGGTGACCATGGACATTGCCTGAGTATGCTCAGGCCTGCAAGCAGGTGATGGCTGTGGTTTGAGTTTGTTCAGATGGGATTGGCTGGTGCTTGCTGTTCCTCCTTCCGGGAGTGGGCATGGGGAGGCGGCTGCCCCAGGGTTCTGGTGGGCAGCTTGTCTCCAGGCTTCCTCGCCCCCGCTCCCCCCCCGACACCCCTTTCATGGTGCTGTGGTATGCACACCAGACACTGCTGTAGGATCAGCAGTGTCACCAGACGCTCTCCTCACCAGGTCGTGCCCAGCGGGAGAAGGGAGCAGGCTGTTGCTCCTGCAGGTTGAGCTGCTGGCTGTTTGGTCCGCTGACCTTTCTGACCTGCAGTCCGCCCCGGAATCTATGGCAGCGGTGGTGCACTCACAAGGCATTGTGGGAGTCAGCGACTCAGGGGAGATGCTAAGGGCCGTGCTGGGCATGCCGTGGGCACGCTGCAGGTTGTGCTGCTTATTGTGCATTGCTTGGgggtgtgggtttctcatattgCATTGTCCTAACAGTGGGCAATTACTGGGCTGTTAATTTCCAATAGATGAGTGAAGCTGGGTAGGCCTGGTGGCCATTGGCTCCTGTCTGAACTGTGGCCACCCATCCTGGCTATGAGAACAACTTTGCAGCTGGCAAGGTGGAGCTGGAACCAAGCCGCCCAGGACGCCACCTCATAGCTGCTCCTTCAAGCTTGTTCTCAATTTGGGGAGACCTGCAACCCCAGCTCTTACCTTCCTCTTGCTCTGTTCTGTCTGGTCTGGGGCTGAGGGAGGCGTGCATTCCCGGCACCCTCCAGTCTTGTGGCAGACGCACCTGGGATTCCCGTGGCCGAGCCGCTGAGGAGAGGCGGCCTGGTCAGAGGGAGCCTGTCACGCACTCCTGAAAGAAGACGTGTCCTGCTCTACTCCGGGTGAGGCAGCCACGAGGAGCTGACACAGGGCCCTTTCCTCCTCAGGCTGGGTCCGATATGCTGAGCGGGTGCTAGGTCACCCtgtcaccccccacctctgcactGCCAAGTCTCCCCAGCAGATTATGGGATCCCTGGTGAAGGACTACTTTGCCAGACGGCAGGTAAGCCGGCCTGAAGGGCAGCATGCAGGTCAGGCAGCGAGCTTCCATGTGAGGACAGGTGCTGATGGGAACTCAGGGCAAgcgagggagggcaggggaggttCCACCGGGCGTGCAAGGTGGTctcagccccaggccctgctgaTTGAGGGGGCATCCAGACACCTGGTCACTCAGCTTCCAGCTTCTGGCATTGCCACCAATTCCTGCTCAGCCAGGGGCACGGAGAGGGGCAGCCTGGTCTCTTGGGAAGCATCTGGAAAGTCTGCAGGGAAAACGGCTGGGCGTTCATTTACAGTCCAGCAGCGGCTTGTTGTCACGATGTTTGGTCACCACGTGCATAGTTCAGGGGAAACAGGCCAGCTTCTGGCTTCTCCCTGTGAGTGTCCAGGCAGCAGGTCTTGAGCGAGGTGGCGCCGTGGGTGGGCTTGGGGGTGCTGCGGCTCAGGAACTTGGTCTGTGGGAGCCGGGTCTTGGACCCCGAGAAAGCACCAGGCCTGCTCCCTTGTGGCATGTTCTGGGTCCAGCGCATTAAGCTGCCCCCTCCCTTCTGCATGGCCCCCAACATGGATTTGCTTTTCCTGCACAGAACCTGTCCCCAGACAAGATTTTCCATGTCATCGTGGCCCCTTGCTATGATAAGAAGCTGGAGGCCCTTCAGGAAGATGTTCTCACGGCTTCGAGGGGTTCCCGGGGCACTGACTGCGTGCTAACCTCAGGTGAGGGTGGGGCCTCGGGAAAGGCAGCAGGGGGAGGCCAGCCCCGCGGCCAGTGCGTGTCCGCGGTGAGGGCCTGACACACAACCACACTGGGGACACTGAAGCTTCCTCCTTCAGAGCAAAGCAGAAAGCACATGTGTGACCGGGGACATTGCTGGGGGACTCCTCGTGGAGGCCCTGCCCCTGGACTTGTGCAGAGAGCCTGCAGCACCTTCTCAGTGTTGGGATGGGAGTGATTCCCTGGAATCCTCAAGACCCATTCGGAATGCTGCCATCAGTTGAGAGGTAGATTAAGTTTTTGCTGAAGCCCAGCTGGGTGTACTTTAAATGGCCTTGAAAACAGGTCCCTACGGCATGGAGGCAGAGTGGCTGGCTCTCTGGCAACCTCCGAGGACAGTGGGTCCCCTGACCAGAAACTCCCCACATGGAAGCCCGTGGAAAGGTCCCCACCGCACAGGCTCCTATGGCGGTGATGGGGGTGAGTGGGGTGGGAGAGCCTCAGCCACAGCCCTCTGCTCACCTTAGGTGATGGGTTTTCCTAAGAAGCACACTCGGGCATCTTTTCTTTGAATACAGTAGATTTTTACTCTTTTTCACAGATGTTCAGTCTTCTCACACACACCTGACACCACAGCAGTTGATTCAGGATACACCCTTAGCGTTAAGGGTTTCTTCAGGATCCCTTGTGCAAAGGGAGATACAAAAGTGGTCCTGATTTTCGATCGGTCTTGTTGCAGATAACTGTCATCCTATCCACATGAAAGCTTTCCactcaggaaacaaaaacactgggAGACGTTTGTAGAAGCCCCCGTTTCAGGGGCAGAAGGAGGAATTAGACTCTTCCCTGGCATTTCATCAGTGTTACTTTGCATCTGTTGCCTGTGACAGGCGTGATGACCAAGGTCATTGTAACCTAGAATGTCCTCCGGGGGAAGGAGGTGACACCGGGAGCAGCTCCTGAGGAAATGTGGGCCGTGTCCTGTCACGGCATCTTATGTCGCTTCTTTGTCTGTAGGTGAAATCACTCAGATGATGGAACAAAGTGACCTCTCGGTGAGAGACGCTGCTCTGGACACTCTGTAAGTGGCTTTGCAGGGAGACGCACCCTTGCACCTTGGGGGcctcctgtgtgaccttgtgaCCTCTGCCAGGCGCATGTCCCAAGGCCTCCCTCCTTTACAGTGAGGCCACATGCCACACTGAGGCATGGGTGTGGTGAGGCCCCTGGCCTCGGGGGCCACTCCCTTTGTTGCCCCACTACGTACGACCCTTGGCTCTGCATAGAGCATGCGCAGCACCATGGAGTGGACACCAGCACCCCCCACTCCTGAACTTCACATGTTCCTGACGTTACACCTGGACCTACTGGGGGATGGGGGCCACCTCCAGACACAGAGTGGCTCCCTCAGGTCCCTTTGCCCAAGAGCAGCAGACTGGGTTTCTGCCATCAGTGGTGACCCCAACCACTGACCGTAGTCCTGCTGCATCCTGTTCCCCAGAGTGTACACAGACTGCAAGAGCACACGAGGGCCACAGGGCACACACGGGCTGCGCAGCAGATCCTTCCGGCAGTGACGTCAGGCCCACGTGTGGCCCTGGTGTGGAAGGCGGACTGTAAGCATAGGATGTAAGCGACTGGTGTGCCTgtggccagagcctgtgcttggGCCCAGGCTGACCCAGAGGCCTCGTCCTGGCCGGGCACAGATGGTGTGCCCTCTCAAGTGGCCCTCAGATGCCTAGTTCTCATGCCCCGAGTTGTGAGGTTCTAAGGGTCGTACCCTTCACACACGTGCAGCCAGAGGAAAGGAGTCATTCGGGCAGCGGTGGGTGCGCCTGCACCTGCAGGCTTCATGTCAGCCAGTGAAACCCAACACAGATGAGGTTTTTGCCCAAAGTCTAAATACTTATAAAGGTTTTCGCAACCTTGGATCATAAATCTTAGGGAGTTGGATTTAATTCTTGCTGTCACTTTTCCTGCCTGGTGAGGTTTGGAGACATGAAGGAAGAGGAGGTTAGACGCCATGACGGAGCCAGCTCCGACGGATACCTGGCGCACATCTTCAGACATGCGGCCAAGGAGCTGTTCAACGAGGACGTGGGGGAGGTCACCTACCGCACCCTGAGgtgtgtggggctggggtggcCTCTGTCTGTCTTCTTGTGTGGTCAGTGCTGCCTGTCAGGTGTAAATTCTATAAATAGGACCCCCGCCCTGCAAAGCCAGCTGCAGGTCCGGGAGGGAGGTCCTATTTATAGAATTTACACCAGTCAAGATCGAAAGGCCTTTTATGTGTTATTCAcagacttttaaattttgctGACACTCCAAACTTAGACTGGAAATAATCCTCAAACCACAGAGGAAGGACCCTACAGATGAAAGTCTGTGCTGTTGATTTTATAGGAACAAAGACTTCCAGGAGGTCACCCTCGAGAAGAGCGGGGAGGTTCTCTTGCGCTTTGCTGCTGCTTATGGCTTTCGAAACATCCAGAACGTGGTCCTAAAGCTGAAGAAGGGCAAGTTCCCGTACCACTTTGTGGAGGTCCTCGCCTGTGCCGGGGGTAAGACTCAGGGGCCCAGGCTGAGCTGGGCACCTCCGAGCCCTGTAGGAAACGGGCCCTGTTGGCCACCCCCAGCCTCACTCAGCTCCAAGGGCTTTGTGGGAGTGTGGATGCTGCCCTGGTGGTTGTGGCGTGatggtccctccctcccacacccacaTATTGGAAAATGCAGGCTGGGAGATGTCACCTTGGAAAACCTCTTGGGGACATGGTCCCAGAGAAGAGTTGCTTGGGTGACACCAGCTGAGAGCCGGCTCGTGTGGCAGCTGGTGTCGAGAACACTGAGACTGCCTGGTAGCTTGAATGGCCCCTACCTCCTCCAGCCAGGTTTGTCAGTGAGTGATGGGAGAGACCCGTGTGATGGATGGAGGCCGATGAGAGGGGGTAGGGGTCCCGCAAGAGGACCTGCTGGTGGAGTCGGGCAGGAGGGAAGCGTGCGGCCCCCATGGCCCATCAGGCCCCTTGGTGGTGATAGAGCCAACTCAGAGAGGGGGTCAGGGATGTCTGTACcattctggggtggggggtgcccaCAAGATACGCAGGTGGAAATACCTGGGTGGGGGGGAGACGCGGATCCAGGTGCGAGACGGGCTCAGGGAGAGGAGGCCCCAGTGCGGGTGGCTGAGGGCAGAGAGGCGAGCGCTGGCCGTGGGGGATGGGCAGCCTTGGGGACCTCGCTCCAGGGACCAGGACACGGAGGGCAGATCCCATGGTCTGAGTGGAGGAGTGGACAGGAGATGAGGACGAGGAGGCAGCGGGGGAGCTGTGGGCTTGAGGGGTCCATGCAGGCCCTCCAGGAGAGGCACCCCATACCTGCATGCCGATCAGGGTAGAGGCTCAGCAGGACTCACTTGTGCCCTGTAGTTAGAGCATCAGCTGGGGGAGCAGGAGCTGGGATCTGAGGAGAGAGAAGCAGCCCCTGGGCAAGTGAGATGTGAGGTCCAGAGGGCAGCTGTTGGGTACAGCCAAGGGATAAGCGGAGGGAGGTTTGGAAATTTGCTgcagattcttttatttttattttcatgtttttatttatttatttggctgtgccgggtcttagttgcggcacgcgggatctttgttgctgcgtgtggatcttttagttgcggcatgctggatctttagttgcaggcacgtgggatctttagttgcggcatgcaaactctttagttgtggcatgtgggatctaattccctgaccagggatcaaacccaggccccctgcattgggagcgcagagtcttaaccactggaccaccagggaagtcctgctgcaAGTTCgcttaaatgaatttttatcttACAAGTCATGACATCATCTAACACGTTTGAAAATAAGTAGCGCCAATACATAGGAGGCATGTTCCTTATTCAGGCCGAGGTGTTAGGGTGTTGGGCTCATGGGTCTCCATCCACCGTCCCCCTCCCCTGTGCAGCCCAGATGTGGATGCACACATTATGTAGACACCAGTGATTTAGCTGTTCATTAGTAATTTCTATGTTCTCCTGGTTTTGATAAATTTCAAGAGAAACTGGAAATCCAGATTTGCGTACATAGCCACTCACTTCTAAAAGGTTGGCAAGTTATTTCGGCTTTAGATAAAAACATTTCACGGGTAATGTAAATAGGAGGGACTATGAGCCTGTGACCGGGGTCTTGGGGCCCAaggtccagctccaggctctGGCCACGAGACACTGCACACTGCTGTCATTCCTCTCTTCCAGAACCATCGTCCCTTTAAGATGAaaggtgggggacttccctggtggtccaacagttaagactccatgcttccactgctgggggcgagggttcgatccctggccaggaaactaagatcccacatgccatgtagtgcggccaaaaaaaaaggtgaaaggaGGGAAAGAGTAAGCTCCCTTTGTTTTTCAGGGTGCCTTAACGGCAGAGGCCAAGCCCAGACCGAGGATGGCTGCGTGGACAAGGCCCTGCTGCAGAAGATGAAAGGCATCTACACTGACATCCCCGTGCGGCTCCCGGAGACCAGTTCCCATGTGCAGGAGCTGTACCAGGAGTGGCTGGATGGCACCGACTCCCCCCGAGTCCAGGAAGCCCTGCATACCGCATACCAGGGCCCAGGGCATCCTGCTAACAGCCGAGACATCAAGTGGTGAAGGTCgaggaggctgggaggcaggcCTGTCTGCTGCCTGAGGATGGAGGAGCTGCCATGTGTGGGTATCAGAGACACTGGAAGAAAACAGCTCAGCTTTTCTTTTACTACTTTGGTTTTTCAGAATTCTTTGCTACCCCCATTTGTCAGCAGCCCCCTCCCTCAGTTCGATGAGGTGCTATCTTCATAATATGTATGTGGTTGGAATATTTTAACGTGAGAGAAGGGTGCCCCAATTTGAGTTTCCTTTAAGACTGAAAAATTCCAAAGAACAAGAATGGAGTCAGAGTACTGTCTTCTGGGCTTAGTGAAAATCCAGAAAGTGTCCTGTGAACAGCTAAGACCCCAGAAATTCTCATACACATGCCTCAGacagatttgatggggaaatgACAGGAAGTGGGCAGGGTGCGGGGGTCTATGGTCTGCCCAGTTGGCTCTTATTTTTATccacttattttattcttaaaaatgtttttgccaGAATGTGAATAAACTGCATCCTTTAGGAATCAGGGGGCTCATAAATATGAATCTGGATTTTCAGCTTTTCTGGAGAAAAGTTCTGGCAACAGTGGGCCACATTCCTTACTGCTGTGGTGTCCAGAGTGCTGTGTAACAGCCGCCTCCTGGGACCAGACCCTCTaactgtggccctgcaggctctGCAGCTTATGTCCCAAATTCACGCTTTCACATTCACATTCTTTAAGTGAACTCACCTTGAGGCAGAGGGAGGCCTGCGAAGGGTGATGGGTGTTACAGATGGAAGGATGGAGAGGCAGCTGCCCTGCTCAGGCTAGGCTGTGTGGTCGGCAGTCAGcctcctccatccttccctggGTGGGGTCAGGCAGGTGACGGCCCTTCTGACCCTGAACTTGGGTGAGGCAGCTTCCTGATGGTCCAGCCTCTCCTCGTTCTCCTCCCCGGTGTCCTTCCCACACACCGTGGGCCTGGCTCGTCCACAGGGCTCGGTGAAGCCTCCGTGGCTCCTGACGGGACTCCCCCACCTGGCATGTAGTGCTCATGTGAGCTCGCCTTAAAGAAAGGTGGAAGAGAGCAGTTTACCCACAAACAGAAAGGGCTAGCAAAGAATTGGAAATTATGGAATCATGGAACTCCATGTCAGGGCTCATCCTGTGAAACAAAGACTTCTGTGGATAGGCCTCCAGTTGGTTGTTCAAAGCACTTAAATTTTGTTATCATGGGTGGTGACATTCTTCTTGGATCCCTCAGTGCTGTAAGCCTGAGCTGTTAGATTTCCTTCATCTACTCTATGTTGTATTGTACCTGTATACCTATCTGGGTTGACAACTGGATATAATGTGtgaaattgtatattttttccttttaacctaTATACAATTGAGTTTCTATCCTCTACAGTAACTGATTATGGAATAAACACTTGAAGAGTGTCTG from the Delphinus delphis chromosome 19, mDelDel1.2, whole genome shotgun sequence genome contains:
- the NARF gene encoding nuclear prelamin A recognition factor isoform X1 — its product is MKCEHCTRKECSKKTKTDDQENASVDVPSPAHENGEKCDTSKHKVLAVSVCPQSLPYFAAKFSLSVTDASRRLCGFLKSLGVHYVFDTTIAADFSILESQKEFVRRFRQHNEEEPTLPMLTSACPGWVRYAERVLGHPVTPHLCTAKSPQQIMGSLVKDYFARRQNLSPDKIFHVIVAPCYDKKLEALQEDVLTASRGSRGTDCVLTSGEITQMMEQSDLSVRDAALDTLFGDMKEEEVRRHDGASSDGYLAHIFRHAAKELFNEDVGEVTYRTLRNKDFQEVTLEKSGEVLLRFAAAYGFRNIQNVVLKLKKGKFPYHFVEVLACAGGCLNGRGQAQTEDGCVDKALLQKMKGIYTDIPVRLPETSSHVQELYQEWLDGTDSPRVQEALHTAYQGPGHPANSRDIKW
- the NARF gene encoding nuclear prelamin A recognition factor isoform X2, with the protein product MKCEHCTRKECSKKTKTDDQENASVDVPSPAHENGEKGEFHKLADAKIFLSDCLACDSCVSAEEGVQVSQQNAKDFFRVLNLNKKCDTSKHKVLAVSVCPQSLPYFAAKFSLSVTDASRRLCGFLKSLGVHYVFDTTIAADFSILESQKEFVRRFRQHNEEEPTLPMLTSACPGWVRYAERVLGHPVTPHLCTAKSPQQIMGSLVKDYFARRQNLSPDKIFHVIVAPCYDKKLEALQEDVLTASRGSRGTDCVLTSGEITQMMEQSDLSVRDAALDTLFGDMKEEEVRRHDGASSDGYLAHIFRHAAKELFNEDVGEVTYRTLRNKDFQEVTLEKSGEVLLRFAAAYGFRNIQNVVLKLKKGKFPYHFVEVLACAGGCLNGRGQAQTEDGCVDKALLQKMKGIYTDIPVRLPETSSHVQELYQEWLDGTDSPRVQEALHTAYQGPGHPANSRDIKW